A genome region from Flavobacterium sp. CFS9 includes the following:
- the mnmA gene encoding tRNA 2-thiouridine(34) synthase MnmA: protein MKRVVVGLSGGVDSSVAAYLLQQQGYEVIGLFMKNWHDDSVTISNECPWLEDSNDALLVAEKLGIPFQTVDLSEEYKEKIVDYMFNEYEKGRTPNPDVLCNREIKFDVFMKIALSLGADYVATGHYCQKSEIEVDRKTVYQLVAGNDVNKDQSYFLCQLSQEQLSKALFPIGALTKPEVREIAAEMELVTAEKKDSQGLCFIGKVRLPEFLQQKLQPKEGLIVQIDKNDPIYTIEKPTGISLEDELKIESQKLDYLPTMGKVMGKHQGAHYFTNGQRKGLNVGGTTDPLFVIATDVDTNTIYTGLTSNHPGLFKKALFVGNSEVHWIREDLKLKEGEQMEVMARIRYRQPLQKATLYQFENGMYVRFEEPQSAITKGQFVAWYLENELVGSGVIS from the coding sequence ATGAAACGTGTAGTTGTTGGACTTTCCGGAGGAGTAGATTCAAGTGTTGCAGCCTATTTGTTGCAACAGCAGGGATATGAAGTTATTGGCCTTTTTATGAAAAACTGGCACGACGACTCGGTTACAATTTCCAATGAATGTCCGTGGTTAGAAGACAGTAATGATGCTTTGCTGGTAGCTGAAAAACTAGGGATACCGTTTCAAACTGTTGATTTAAGTGAAGAATACAAAGAGAAAATCGTTGACTATATGTTCAATGAATACGAAAAAGGACGAACTCCAAATCCTGACGTGCTTTGTAATCGCGAAATCAAGTTTGATGTTTTTATGAAAATCGCTCTAAGTCTTGGTGCCGATTATGTTGCAACTGGACATTATTGTCAAAAGAGCGAAATTGAAGTTGACAGAAAAACGGTTTATCAATTAGTTGCGGGAAATGATGTTAACAAAGATCAATCGTATTTCTTGTGTCAATTGTCTCAGGAACAATTATCTAAAGCATTGTTTCCAATTGGAGCATTGACCAAGCCTGAAGTTCGCGAAATCGCTGCTGAAATGGAATTAGTTACTGCTGAAAAGAAAGATTCTCAGGGACTTTGTTTCATTGGAAAAGTGCGTTTACCTGAATTTTTGCAGCAAAAATTACAGCCAAAAGAAGGTTTGATTGTTCAGATTGATAAAAATGACCCAATCTATACTATTGAAAAACCGACCGGAATATCTTTGGAAGACGAATTGAAAATAGAGTCTCAAAAACTGGATTATCTTCCAACGATGGGTAAAGTGATGGGTAAACATCAGGGAGCACATTATTTTACAAACGGACAAAGAAAAGGTTTAAATGTCGGCGGTACTACAGATCCGTTATTTGTAATTGCTACGGATGTTGATACTAATACCATTTATACCGGTTTAACAAGCAATCATCCGGGTTTATTCAAAAAAGCATTGTTCGTGGGTAATTCAGAAGTACACTGGATCCGTGAAGATTTGAAATTGAAGGAAGGTGAACAAATGGAAGTAATGGCAAGAATTCGTTACCGTCAGCCACTACAGAAAGCAACCTTGTATCAGTTTGAAAACGGAATGTACGTTCGTTTTGAAGAACCTCAGTCTGCGATTACCAAAGGACAGTTTGTGGCCTGGTATTTAGAAAATGAATTAGTTGGTTCGGGAGTAATTTCTTAG
- a CDS encoding T9SS type A sorting domain-containing protein: MKKNYIFLLLLVLTVFFSNVAVSQTSLGTCSSFISNLKKGLEVSAGRNENKNVLLQIADSKNFVGKINYKESGALSEFLVGEIKNVSGSSFYLRVMEKSLEGHIILKKTNEAYKYSSDVQGNAYVSKVDINSLICVDYATISQKEAKTAKNGSAAINSDLLKLESLPGGTGCILLDFDGHTMPAGNLWNNGGAIYALPSGMSDAFILQAFEVVAEDYRPFNLNITTNEAVFNAYPKTKRKRVVITPTDTAGPGEGGIAFIGSFTWDTDAPAWCFNIATGKAAGETASHEIGHLFSLKHDGRTSPKEEYFAGLNNTAWGPIMGTSFVRPVSHWSKGEYSGANNTENDLAIISDKSWGVGYRIDDYGDNIASAFNLTLSSEGEIIKRDGVIEKESDKDFFSFTTSGGDVSIEANTVNKWGTGNLHILIQLYNSEGIEIGQYWDSDPYYLDGFMFADLPAGKYFVSISGVGAGDKAWGGYSAYGSIGSYSISGTVPNHNLNTVSFDKNLNFVIYPNPSNKIITIKSDHDAILNLINALGITIKTFKVTANVEDTLNVENLSSGVYFLSEMSKGKFITHKFVRK; encoded by the coding sequence ATGAAAAAAAACTACATTTTTTTATTACTCTTAGTGCTGACTGTTTTTTTTAGTAATGTGGCCGTCTCTCAGACTTCCTTAGGCACATGCAGCAGTTTTATAAGTAACTTGAAGAAGGGGCTTGAGGTCTCTGCCGGAAGAAATGAAAACAAGAATGTTTTACTTCAGATTGCGGATTCAAAAAATTTTGTTGGAAAAATAAACTACAAAGAGTCGGGTGCTTTAAGTGAATTTTTAGTCGGAGAGATCAAAAATGTTTCCGGATCTTCTTTTTACCTTAGGGTAATGGAAAAATCACTTGAAGGACATATTATTCTTAAGAAAACAAATGAAGCATACAAATACTCTTCAGATGTTCAGGGAAATGCTTATGTATCAAAAGTGGATATTAATTCCTTGATCTGTGTGGATTATGCTACTATATCACAAAAGGAAGCTAAAACTGCAAAAAATGGCTCTGCTGCAATTAATTCTGATCTGTTAAAATTAGAAAGTTTACCGGGTGGAACAGGGTGTATATTATTGGATTTTGACGGGCATACGATGCCTGCGGGAAACCTTTGGAATAATGGAGGTGCCATTTATGCTCTCCCTTCAGGAATGAGCGATGCTTTTATACTGCAAGCTTTTGAGGTTGTTGCGGAAGATTACAGACCTTTTAATTTAAATATAACAACAAATGAGGCTGTTTTTAATGCTTATCCAAAAACAAAAAGAAAACGTGTTGTAATCACCCCGACAGATACTGCAGGTCCGGGAGAAGGAGGTATAGCCTTCATAGGGTCTTTTACCTGGGACACTGATGCTCCGGCCTGGTGTTTTAATATTGCTACCGGTAAAGCAGCAGGAGAAACAGCTTCTCATGAGATAGGGCATCTCTTTTCATTAAAACATGATGGGCGTACTTCTCCAAAAGAAGAGTATTTTGCCGGGTTAAATAATACCGCTTGGGGGCCGATAATGGGAACGTCTTTTGTGAGACCTGTTTCGCATTGGAGCAAAGGAGAATATAGTGGTGCCAATAATACCGAAAATGATCTTGCAATTATTTCCGATAAAAGCTGGGGAGTAGGTTATAGAATTGATGATTATGGGGATAATATAGCTTCGGCATTTAATCTAACGTTAAGCAGCGAAGGAGAAATTATTAAAAGAGATGGTGTAATAGAGAAAGAGAGCGATAAAGACTTCTTTAGTTTTACTACTAGCGGAGGAGATGTAAGTATCGAAGCAAATACAGTAAACAAATGGGGGACTGGTAATCTTCATATTTTGATTCAGCTGTACAATTCGGAGGGTATCGAAATCGGACAGTATTGGGACTCTGATCCGTACTATCTAGACGGGTTTATGTTTGCAGATCTTCCGGCTGGGAAGTATTTTGTTAGCATTAGCGGTGTTGGTGCAGGCGACAAAGCTTGGGGAGGATATTCAGCATATGGATCTATTGGAAGTTATTCTATTTCGGGAACTGTTCCAAATCATAACCTGAACACAGTATCATTTGATAAAAACTTAAACTTTGTCATATATCCGAATCCAAGTAATAAAATTATCACGATTAAATCGGATCATGATGCCATCTTAAACCTCATAAATGCATTAGGAATAACTATTAAAACATTTAAAGTGACAGCTAATGTAGAGGATACACTAAATGTTGAAAATTTATCCAGTGGTGTTTATTTTCTTAGCGAAATGAGCAAAGGCAAATTTATCACTCATAAATTTGTTAGAAAGTAA